From one Conexivisphaerales archaeon genomic stretch:
- a CDS encoding ZIP family metal transporter gives MLGAVAGLTIFLGLPIAILRNTDQKTKGFLNAIAIGILLFLIVDVFSHAWEIVEESASEWFAGKISMGIAASNLTAMLGGIAVGLLGLSYYESKFLLTNTDTNSKLRFRMEKVEKESNSYGLKVEELGAYKLATMIAIAIGAHNFSEGLAIGQSYAAGSISLAIMLVIGFGTHNATEGFGISSPLIRLERRPSAKFITGLGLVGGLPTFVGTVLGSLVGVSDFTYVLFLSVAGGALVYVSLLMYTTGRRYVQNHVIMLGVFVGLLAGFITDLLVTLGGV, from the coding sequence TTGCTTGGAGCAGTTGCTGGCTTAACTATTTTCCTTGGTCTTCCTATCGCTATCTTGAGAAATACGGACCAAAAAACCAAAGGGTTTCTGAATGCTATTGCTATTGGTATTCTCCTCTTTTTAATAGTAGATGTCTTTAGCCATGCATGGGAAATTGTTGAAGAGTCAGCAAGTGAATGGTTTGCTGGTAAAATAAGTATGGGAATTGCGGCATCGAACCTTACAGCTATGCTGGGAGGCATTGCAGTTGGACTTCTTGGCTTGTCGTATTACGAATCGAAATTTCTCCTGACAAATACAGACACCAATAGCAAATTACGTTTCAGAATGGAAAAAGTCGAAAAAGAAAGCAATTCGTACGGTTTAAAAGTTGAGGAACTTGGTGCTTACAAGCTCGCCACGATGATTGCTATAGCCATAGGCGCTCATAATTTTAGTGAAGGCTTAGCAATAGGTCAATCTTATGCAGCAGGGTCGATAAGTTTAGCTATTATGCTTGTAATTGGTTTTGGCACTCATAACGCCACAGAGGGATTTGGGATTTCAAGTCCGCTTATACGATTAGAAAGAAGACCAAGCGCTAAATTCATTACAGGTTTGGGTCTAGTAGGTGGTCTTCCTACGTTTGTAGGTACAGTGTTGGGGAGCCTTGTTGGTGTCTCTGATTTTACATATGTTTTGTTTCTTAGTGTAGCCGGTGGAGCGTTAGTTTATGTATCTTTATTGATGTATACAACAGGAAGAAGATATGTTCAGAATCATGTCATTATGCTTGGAGTTTTTGTCGGCCTCCTTGCTGGCTTTATTACAGATCTGTTGGTTACACTCGGTGGAGTATGA
- the proC gene encoding pyrroline-5-carboxylate reductase, with protein sequence MFIIQPKIIKTLIQILTSEVKDLVKCLTECLKHTKTARFSMIVAILGTGRIGEAMAKRLNASKDITKIILTKRNTSTIQHMKSEKIEISHDNSYASRVADIIIISVKAGDSKQLFEQISPFVLNKIVISLMAAVSLERLEKALNKAKVVRAMPNIAAIIGESITPYSNGKNVTSADTAKIKLILGMIGECFEVPEQYMDAITALSGSGPAYIAILIEALVTAGLKVGLPRDIAMKLAIKTLSGTANLLNQTKLHPAELRDTVTTPAGTTIAGIYELERGAFRTSVINAIEAATLAAEKIAKKIQNDP encoded by the coding sequence TTGTTTATAATTCAACCAAAGATAATAAAGACTCTTATTCAGATTTTAACTAGTGAAGTTAAGGATCTCGTAAAATGTCTCACAGAATGCTTAAAACACACAAAAACAGCTAGGTTTTCAATGATAGTAGCGATTCTCGGTACTGGAAGAATAGGGGAAGCTATGGCGAAGCGGTTAAATGCATCAAAGGATATAACGAAGATCATATTAACAAAAAGAAATACCTCAACAATTCAACACATGAAATCAGAAAAAATAGAAATTAGTCATGACAATTCTTACGCGTCAAGAGTCGCAGATATAATAATTATATCTGTTAAGGCAGGAGATTCTAAACAACTCTTTGAGCAGATTTCTCCATTCGTGCTGAATAAGATCGTTATATCATTAATGGCTGCTGTTTCTCTGGAGAGATTGGAGAAGGCGTTGAATAAAGCCAAGGTTGTGAGGGCAATGCCTAACATAGCAGCTATTATTGGAGAGTCGATCACACCCTATTCAAATGGAAAAAATGTGACCAGTGCAGACACAGCCAAGATCAAGCTTATATTAGGAATGATAGGAGAATGCTTCGAGGTTCCTGAACAGTACATGGATGCTATTACAGCACTAAGTGGAAGTGGTCCGGCATACATAGCCATATTAATAGAGGCCTTGGTTACGGCAGGTCTTAAGGTAGGACTTCCCAGAGATATCGCGATGAAGCTCGCAATAAAAACATTATCAGGTACAGCCAATCTATTGAACCAAACAAAATTACACCCTGCAGAACTACGTGACACAGTAACTACGCCAGCTGGAACCACAATAGCTGGTATTTACGAACTGGAGAGGGGCGCATTCAGAACTAGTGTAATAAACGCAATAGAAGCCGCAACGCTCGCTGCAGAAAAGATAGCTAAAAAAATTCAAAACGATCCGTGA